A region of Faecalibacterium taiwanense DNA encodes the following proteins:
- a CDS encoding ABC transporter substrate-binding protein, protein MKAFISRRDFLKAAGITAAAAALAGCSSSGGSASGSSAGGKTIKIGVFEPASGDNGAGGKQEVLGVEYANSLAPTVEIGGETYNVELVEVDNQSSTDKAVTAAQELVSKKVSIVLGSYGSGVSIAAAPTFQSASIPAIGCSCTNPAVTEANPYYFRVCFLDPFQGSVMANFAKDEFSAANAYVLSMLGEDYGSGLATYFVNAFEDLGGTVTSEQFPEGTSDFSAYIQNAINAGADVIFAPCATTYAAQIITQAASTGFDKPITAGDTWESSVILDAQKGTSVQVYCSTFFDENDDSGAAKEFVTGFKEWLNADSQKLTNNGGNDIVAAVSALGYDGYMVALEAIKAAGSTDGTAIRDALYGVNYDGVTGNITFDQTTGDANKDMAYIKKAADGAFEFVKTQSVEG, encoded by the coding sequence ATGAAAGCATTCATTTCGCGTCGTGATTTCCTGAAAGCGGCAGGCATCACCGCCGCAGCAGCAGCTTTGGCAGGCTGCTCTTCTTCTGGCGGTTCCGCAAGCGGCTCTTCTGCAGGCGGCAAGACCATTAAGATCGGCGTGTTTGAACCGGCTTCCGGTGATAACGGCGCAGGCGGCAAGCAGGAAGTGCTGGGTGTCGAGTATGCCAACAGCCTTGCTCCCACCGTGGAGATCGGCGGTGAGACCTATAACGTGGAGCTGGTGGAAGTGGATAACCAGTCCAGCACCGATAAGGCCGTGACCGCTGCACAGGAGCTGGTCTCCAAGAAAGTCTCTATCGTGCTGGGCAGCTACGGCTCCGGTGTTTCCATTGCAGCCGCTCCCACCTTCCAGTCCGCTTCCATCCCGGCCATCGGCTGCTCCTGCACCAACCCCGCCGTGACCGAGGCCAACCCCTACTACTTCCGTGTCTGCTTCCTTGACCCGTTTCAGGGCTCGGTCATGGCAAACTTTGCAAAGGATGAGTTCAGTGCTGCCAACGCCTACGTGCTGAGCATGCTGGGCGAGGACTACGGCTCCGGTCTGGCCACCTACTTCGTCAACGCTTTTGAGGATCTGGGCGGCACTGTTACCAGCGAGCAGTTCCCCGAGGGCACCTCGGACTTCTCCGCCTACATCCAGAACGCCATCAACGCCGGTGCAGATGTGATCTTTGCTCCCTGCGCTACCACCTACGCAGCCCAGATCATCACACAGGCTGCTTCTACAGGCTTCGATAAGCCCATTACCGCAGGCGACACATGGGAGTCCAGCGTTATTCTGGATGCCCAGAAGGGCACCAGCGTGCAGGTGTATTGCTCCACCTTCTTTGATGAGAACGATGATTCCGGCGCAGCCAAGGAGTTCGTGACCGGCTTTAAGGAGTGGCTGAACGCCGACAGCCAGAAGCTGACCAACAACGGCGGCAATGACATCGTGGCAGCTGTTTCTGCACTGGGCTACGACGGCTACATGGTGGCTCTGGAAGCCATCAAGGCAGCAGGCAGCACCGACGGCACCGCCATCCGCGATGCCCTGTACGGCGTAAACTACGACGGCGTGACCGGCAACATCACCTTTGACCAGACCACCGGTGATGCCAACAAGGATATGGCTTACATCAAGAAAGCTGCCGACGGCGCATTTGAGTTCGTCAAGACTCAGAGCGTGGAAGGCTGA
- a CDS encoding branched-chain amino acid ABC transporter permease: MTMKQEKKRIYLRAALALAALLVVLLALDNLSFVPSMLLTVLRKGAIYALVAVSMNLLNGFTGLFSLGQAGFMLLGAYTYAILTIPAASQKSIYQRYANGGIGFSIPELLSKPLGGFGLLLGVVFCLILAGFIAALFAFLIGLPVLKLKSDYLAIATLGFAEIIRAAVVYEGFGPLTNGSNLLYGFTSFASFNLSLGGTTLHLETVMPFLFSGVCIAIILLLINSTYGRAFKAIRDDEIAAEAMGINLASHKRISFIISSFFAGISGAMLAMYQASVQATTFKSSMTYEILLIVVIGGIGSVSGSIIASFLFIASSEWLLRFLDNETWIGGFRVPLLRSGFRMVVFSIIIMAVVLFFRKGIMGDRELFQKKPASTAKAAKKEARSK, encoded by the coding sequence ATGACCATGAAACAAGAGAAAAAACGCATCTATCTCCGGGCCGCACTGGCGCTGGCCGCTCTGCTGGTGGTGCTGCTGGCACTGGATAACCTTAGCTTTGTGCCCTCCATGCTGCTCACCGTGCTGCGCAAGGGTGCCATCTATGCACTGGTGGCTGTCTCCATGAACCTGCTGAACGGCTTTACCGGCCTGTTCAGTCTGGGTCAGGCAGGCTTTATGCTGCTGGGTGCCTACACCTACGCCATCCTCACCATTCCCGCCGCTTCGCAGAAGTCCATCTATCAGCGCTATGCAAACGGCGGCATCGGCTTCTCCATCCCGGAGCTGCTCTCCAAACCTCTGGGCGGCTTCGGCCTGCTGCTGGGCGTTGTCTTCTGCCTGATCCTGGCCGGTTTTATCGCAGCGCTGTTCGCCTTTCTCATCGGCCTGCCGGTGCTGAAGCTGAAGAGTGACTACCTTGCCATTGCCACACTGGGCTTTGCAGAGATCATCCGTGCCGCCGTGGTTTACGAAGGCTTTGGCCCGCTGACCAACGGTTCCAACCTTCTGTACGGTTTCACCAGCTTTGCCAGCTTCAACCTTTCGCTGGGCGGCACGACCCTGCATCTGGAAACGGTGATGCCCTTCCTCTTTTCCGGTGTGTGTATCGCCATCATCCTGCTGCTCATCAACTCCACCTATGGCCGTGCCTTCAAGGCCATCCGTGACGATGAGATCGCTGCCGAAGCCATGGGCATCAACCTTGCCAGCCACAAGCGCATTAGCTTTATCATCAGCAGCTTCTTTGCCGGTATCTCCGGCGCAATGCTTGCCATGTATCAGGCCAGCGTGCAGGCCACCACCTTCAAATCCAGCATGACCTACGAGATCCTGCTGATCGTGGTCATTGGCGGCATCGGCTCGGTGTCCGGCTCCATCATCGCGTCCTTCCTGTTCATCGCCAGCTCCGAATGGCTGCTGCGCTTCCTCGACAATGAGACCTGGATCGGCGGCTTCCGTGTGCCGCTGCTGCGTTCCGGCTTCCGCATGGTGGTGTTCAGCATCATCATTATGGCGGTGGTGCTGTTCTTCCGCAAGGGTATCATGGGCGACCGTGAATTGTTCCAGAAAAAGCCCGCATCCACTGCAAAAGCTGCCAAAAAGGAGGCGCGTTCCAAATGA
- a CDS encoding ABC transporter ATP-binding protein: MSENVLTIENATMQFGGVVAVDNLNLKVDKDQIVSLIGPNGAGKTTAFNVVTGVYAPTNGAVWFEGRKIIENTPHGKMKKLYKGQNASKYSHMIAPTPDKITQMGIARTFQNIRLWKSQTVFENVLIAKHCRRSANLLSATFRLNADEEKRQREECENLLHVLGLEDVRNELATGLPYGLQRRVEIARALATEPKLLLLDEPAAGMNPQETEELTAFIDRIRTDFRLTVFMIEHHMDLVMDISDRVYVLDFGRLIAEGTPAEVQNDPRVIDAYLGVDEDA; this comes from the coding sequence ATGAGTGAAAACGTATTGACCATTGAAAACGCCACGATGCAGTTTGGCGGCGTGGTGGCTGTGGACAATCTGAACCTGAAGGTGGATAAAGATCAGATCGTCTCCCTCATCGGCCCCAACGGTGCCGGCAAGACCACCGCGTTCAACGTTGTCACCGGCGTGTATGCGCCCACCAACGGCGCGGTGTGGTTCGAGGGACGCAAGATCATTGAGAACACGCCCCACGGCAAGATGAAAAAGCTCTATAAGGGCCAGAACGCGAGCAAGTATTCCCACATGATCGCCCCCACGCCCGATAAGATCACCCAGATGGGTATTGCCCGCACCTTCCAGAATATCCGTCTATGGAAGAGCCAGACCGTGTTTGAGAACGTGCTCATCGCCAAGCACTGCCGCCGCTCGGCCAACCTGCTGAGCGCTACCTTCCGGCTGAATGCAGACGAGGAAAAGCGCCAGCGCGAGGAGTGCGAAAACCTGCTGCATGTGCTGGGACTTGAGGATGTGCGCAATGAACTGGCTACTGGCCTGCCCTACGGCCTGCAGCGCCGGGTGGAGATCGCGCGCGCGCTTGCCACCGAGCCGAAGCTGCTGCTGCTGGATGAGCCTGCTGCCGGTATGAACCCGCAGGAGACCGAAGAACTGACCGCCTTTATTGACCGCATCCGCACCGATTTCAGACTGACTGTGTTCATGATCGAGCACCACATGGATCTGGTGATGGATATTTCCGACCGGGTCTATGTGCTGGACTTTGGCCGCTTGATCGCCGAGGGTACGCCCGCCGAGGTGCAGAACGACCCGCGGGTGATCGACGCTTATCTGGGGGTGGACGAAGATGCTTGA
- a CDS encoding ABC transporter ATP-binding protein, with the protein MLEIKDLHVSYGGIQALRGVSLNVPDGKIVTLIGANGAGKSTLMRTISGLVKAQSGSILWNGQELLGKPIDQIVASGIAMSPEGRRVFADLTVLENLKIGAYLRKDKAETEKDLEWVYSLFPRLKERSWQSAGTLSGGEQQMLAVGRALMSKPKLLMLDEPSLGLAPIVVREIFDIIRTVNQQGITVLLNEQNANMALKVADYAYVLETGTLTLSGTGAELLTNEQVKAAYLGKKRVDRT; encoded by the coding sequence ATGCTTGAGATCAAGGATTTACATGTTTCCTATGGCGGCATTCAGGCCTTGCGCGGTGTGTCGCTGAACGTGCCGGACGGCAAGATCGTTACCCTGATCGGTGCCAACGGCGCAGGCAAGTCCACCCTGATGCGCACCATTTCCGGCCTTGTAAAGGCACAGAGCGGCTCCATTTTGTGGAACGGGCAGGAACTGCTGGGCAAGCCCATCGACCAGATCGTGGCCAGCGGCATTGCCATGTCGCCGGAGGGCCGCCGGGTGTTTGCCGACCTGACTGTGCTGGAAAATCTGAAGATCGGCGCATACCTGCGCAAGGATAAGGCCGAAACCGAAAAAGACCTTGAGTGGGTGTACAGTCTGTTCCCCCGCCTGAAGGAGCGCAGCTGGCAGAGCGCCGGCACCCTTTCCGGCGGCGAGCAGCAGATGCTGGCCGTGGGCCGCGCCCTGATGAGCAAGCCGAAGCTGCTCATGCTGGACGAGCCAAGCCTTGGCCTTGCGCCCATCGTGGTGCGGGAGATTTTTGATATCATCCGCACCGTGAACCAGCAGGGCATCACCGTGCTGCTGAACGAGCAGAACGCCAACATGGCCCTGAAGGTGGCCGATTACGCCTATGTGCTGGAGACCGGCACCCTGACCCTTTCCGGCACGGGTGCTGAACTGCTGACCAATGAACAGGTCAAGGCCGCATACCTCGGCAAAAAGCGCGTTGACCGCACCTGA
- a CDS encoding response regulator yields MNKPSILVVEDDVPVRCLITTTLKTHGYKYLTASNGETAIMMTTSHNPDIMLLDLGLPDIDGIEVIRSVRTWSNLPIIVLSARSEDSDKIEALDNGADDYLTKPFSVDELLARLRVTQRRLNLLASDGINSPVFVNGPLKIDFSAGCVWLGENELHLTPIEYKLLCVLAHNVGKVLTHTSITQQIWGSTQENDIASLRVYMASLRKKLERYPDAPHLIQTHVGVGYRMLRVENDEA; encoded by the coding sequence ATGAATAAGCCGTCCATTCTGGTCGTAGAGGATGATGTTCCTGTACGGTGTCTGATCACAACGACCCTGAAGACCCACGGCTATAAATATCTGACTGCTTCCAATGGGGAAACGGCGATCATGATGACTACCAGCCACAATCCGGACATCATGCTGCTGGATCTTGGGCTGCCCGATATAGACGGCATCGAGGTCATCCGCAGCGTCCGCACATGGTCGAACCTGCCCATCATTGTCCTGAGTGCCCGGAGCGAGGATTCTGATAAGATCGAGGCACTGGACAACGGCGCTGACGATTATCTGACAAAGCCGTTTTCCGTGGACGAGCTGCTGGCAAGACTGCGTGTAACGCAGCGCCGATTGAATCTGCTGGCTTCTGACGGCATAAACAGTCCGGTTTTTGTCAATGGTCCTTTGAAGATCGACTTCTCGGCCGGGTGCGTCTGGCTGGGTGAGAATGAATTGCATCTGACCCCCATCGAGTACAAACTGCTGTGTGTGCTGGCGCATAATGTGGGCAAGGTGCTGACGCATACATCCATCACACAGCAAATATGGGGAAGCACGCAGGAAAATGACATTGCTTCCTTGCGTGTTTATATGGCATCCCTGCGCAAAAAATTGGAACGATACCCGGATGCGCCGCATCTGATCCAAACCCATGTTGGTGTCGGATACCGGATGCTTCGTGTGGAAAACGATGAAGCATAG